Within Balearica regulorum gibbericeps isolate bBalReg1 chromosome 10, bBalReg1.pri, whole genome shotgun sequence, the genomic segment GTCATCTTGTTACATTTCTTCAACTCAGTTCCACTCCTACATACAAAATggaactgttttttttaaatgaaaatgtctgttGTTTGTGAATGTCCTCTACGTTTCCCAGGCAAGCAGCTGAAGTGCCAGAGATTGTTTCTAGGGTCAAGTTCAGCCTTGAAGTAATCCTTGGTTTTACTCTTGTGTTAGGACTTGATTTGTTCCTTAATATGTACTCATTATTGACAGATCTGCAAATAAAGGGGACTATTTTTCACTACTACTTGTCTTGGAATTTGCtataatgctgctgcttctgaactttttttttttccatttaggcAAGAACAGCATTAGTGTTTAGAGCTCTTAAGTGTGATCTTCAGAGTTACACTGATCTTGGCATCAAGGACCATCTCTCACAGCCACACTGAGAGGAAGGGGAGCAAAGCTTTTAATCTGTGTAGAATTCACCcttgttaaaatgcaaaatgctggGTTGTGCGTGGAAGTTTGCAGTTCATCTTGACCAAGCTACCCAGACACAAGTACCTCAACTGCCCACTGCCACGTGTGTAATCCTAGTAACAGTAGTGTGTTCAGCActaaggaaagaaacaccacTGACCTGATGGGCTAAACTGAATATATTTGTATGCTTCTAAATATGTCAGGGTGCCAGGCAGGAATGCAAAGCCGTTGAGGGCTCAGTGGTTTCCCACAGCACCCCCTCCATACACAAGACAGGAGAGCTTTTCGTTGTCTGCTGAGAAAATCGTACGTGTCGTGACGTGCTGCAGTACTGAAATCGGGATAGTTCCCACCACTCCTGGCATCCTGTCAGTCCTTGCGGCGCTTGCGATCCGAGCGTACCTTTGTAGCGTGGGCGCACGCGCCTGCCTCAGCTTGCGCAGATCCCTTGGCTGTGTGCCGACCAGCAGAACGATGTGCTGAAGGAGTATTTCTGAGCAGTATTTCTCCAGCATTGTTTCAGTCCAGAGCCACAGGCAAGCAGCATGTAGAGGTGAGAAGAGATGGGGCTGCCACCTTCTACTTGAGCCTCTTGCTGAGCCTGAGGGGACTTTAATGATGCAGCTGCTTGACCAAGCACGGTGGGCCAGTCCCAGCAGCAACTAATCCCCCACGCAGTAGTTTGTCACTTCCTCCCCACTCCCTGCAGGactggggagaaaaatcagaagagcGAAGGCAAAAAAGCTCACgcgttgagataaagacagtttagtaagCAAAGCCAAGCTGTacgtgcaagcaaagcaatAAGGAATTTGTTCACCACTTCCTTGTGGTAGGCAGATGTCCAGCCTGCTTCTTGGAGAGTATGAGTAACGGTTATTTGGGAAGGCAAACACCACAAACACAAcatcctcccttcttcctcctttccctgagcttttatttctgagcacGACATCATCTGGtgtggaatacccctttggccagctgtcccagctctgtcccagctCTGGCCTGTCGCAGGGAAAGGGAAACCTCAGTGCTGCGCTCAGCTATAGCTACACCCCTGCTATGTTATCAGCGCTGGGTCAGACAAATCCAAAACTCGGCACCACGTGGCTGCTATgaggaaagttaactccatcccagccagtcccagccctgctgtACTCCCAAGTAGCTTAATCCTCCAAGGACAGTCACCGAGTAGTTCTCTGACAGCAGGAGAATTTGTGTAGGTAACCAGCTGGGCTGGATTTGAGCTCAAAAGCAATAGATCTCTTGACTTTAATCCAGTGTAAATTGTGCCCATGTTACCATGAGTTCTATTGTTATGACATCCCGTCTGTCACAGCCTCCCTTTGTTTTGAGTGGGAAATGATATTCTACTTTACTGTCTTAAGCTGTTGGCTGAGGTAAAGCAGCTACCACGTGAGCAGCGCTTTGCGCGTGAAACCAGCGGTGTCTCCACGTCTGCGTGAGTTCCTCTCGAGAGTGACCCTCTGCAGTGGCACCACAGGGTTTCTGAGTCCCTCAGTGCTTCCTGACCAAGTTTGCTTAATTTAccactttaaaaacattctgttCTAATTACTGCTCGTCTGCTTTTTGACTCATCTGTCACTGTTTGCAATGAAGACTTTGCGACTGACATGGATAAACAATGCTGTTTGAGATGTGAAGCCAGAATGGAATTCGGCTCGTTCTCCTGGAACTGAGCTGGCTTTGTAGAGCTATTGggaatgaaaaattataaaaataaatagataggGCTTGCTTGCTGTGACACACAGACAAAATGGATCAAGCAAggaagcttttttccttttttaaacaactCCGTGAATACAGCTAGGTTTAAAAAGTGTATTGGGCTTCTCCAGGCAAAAGCCTACCCAACACATTTCGTACGTTGTGAAGATGTTCTAGTTCCAGACTGCCCTGTGCCGTCGAAGCTCTCGGGTACCTTCATGACACGAAGTCCCTGGATGTACAACAAGTCCCACCACGgtgcttttgtctgaagctaCTGTCAGTGGTCGACCAACTGTTTTCTTCGATTTGCACTGTTCCACCCCATTACGACTTGCCTGTCCCACTGCTGTACTCCAGTGGTGACGCACGCCAGGCCCTAAGCTccgagcagcagctgctgacctCAGCAGTGGCTTATTGCATCAGAGCTTAAGGTGGCATATTTGTGTATTGGGAAGATAAACCTTTAATCCTTCTTGTATGCCCAGGTACAAGTATGAACAGCTGCATTTGCAGTTAGGCAGTGGCACTGCTCTGGTCTTGGCAACACGTGTGAAAAGTTAATTGAGAGGGACTTAGGATGAGCAGAGCGTGTGTGAGGACGTGGTGTTTTCACGTTAACGTGAAGGAAGACCTTTGGGACTGTGCCGAGGGATCGTGGCCCACCTTTGGCTACAGCCAGCCAGGTCTGTCTTTGCCCGTGGCGCCAGCACTTCAGCTCCCTCAGACCCTCCCCACTCAGAGTGAAGGCTCGGTCTGTTCTTTAAAGAGAATACAGcgctttgtgcttttttcttttaaactttttgcaTGTGCTAAGCTAACCCACAGGGAACACCAGTAACAACTGGGCCAGGACAGAAGGAAGTTTATTAAGGCCAAGAGGATGTGAGCTTCTGCCCACCTCACACCCATGAACTCCGGCGGCTCTGGCCATCCTCCCGTGCTGGACATGGCACTCATGATTGCCCACTCCTCCGCTCCTGGCTGCAAGGAGTGCTCAGCTCAGCCCCGGGATGCAGCCGAAACGGCACGGGGAGCTGCTCAGGTCCCCCCCAGCCCGTCCCGTACCAAGGGGCAGAGCAGACTGTCCTTGCCTGGCCTCTGCGGGGGAACCAGCTGGTACCTGCCTGCCAGCTGGAACGTTAACGACTGCTACCAAGAAAGGTGATAAACAGGGGTTGCAAAAaaagagatggggaaaataGCTTTCAAGTTTAAAAGATTAACCATGGTGGTGCAAACTGTAAGGAACCACCTTCTCCAGAAGAGAGATCCTCTGTGGTTGGCTTCATTGTGCTTGCTCTGCTGTACGTCCTGTCCCGCTGCctctgaaaaattaagaaaaggtaACGTCTAACTCAATTGCTAGCTGGCACAAAGGACATTTCAAGCACAATGGAGTGCAGTAAGTGAGGAGGCAGAGAGACATGGAGAACATAGGAGGCTCCAACAACGGATTCCCCTGTGGAATTTGACAATTCTGCAAGGTTTTGGGGAGACCGAAGATATCTGTCAACCAGCATATGAAGTTGAGCATTGGCTTCAGCTCAGGAGCTCCCTTCAGTGCCCTGGTCCAGCAGCCTTCTCAGCCCCAGTGCAGAACGATGCCTGTCCAGGACAGATGGACTAGGTTATTTGTTAGGTGTTACCAATGCAATTGGCGTGACCCAAACCACATACAAAGCCAGGCACAAAGGAGATGGTACAACTGGAAACCTGCCAGCGGGGTCAGTGTTTCGTGGTGGTGGTCAAACCTCCCCAGCCAAATCCTGTAGCAGAAAGGAGGTGGCCGAGAGCATGTGGAAGAAGGGTTGGAGATGCTCGTGCTGCCCAAGAGCACCCTTTTGCAGCCTCCCACGGGGAATGGCAGTTGTGGTGGGAACGGCTCTCCAGTGGGGACTAGCTGGTGTCATGGACCACTCTCCCATTGTAAGAATGGCCCTGGGACACCTCTCTGTCACTGACGGACCACATGACATCACACCACACCTGCCCAGCCACCATCTGCAGCCCTCAAACCCACAGTCATGGGGTTCTGAACTGCAAACTTCCCTCCTGTTATGGAGGGACAGAAAGGCGCTTCTGTTTGTTGGCAAGAGCTGAAAGCTCAGCCCGAGCCACGAGAAAGCACAACCAAGAGAAGGATCCCCGtgtgcctcctcctcccctggcACCCTCCGGCTCGCACCCCGATGGCAATGCATCCCATTCCTGGTGCCCCTCTGTGGGGAAACAGGCATTCCACACGGATGGGCAGCGCACCCAAGTGTCCGTGGAGGGTGGACTGGGGGCCTTGGGTGGAGGGAGCAAGTGGCCCCTGGGCAATGGCAGCATGAGCCAAGGATGTCCAGCTCTGGATCACGGGGTGCAAAGACTGCCATGGGTGCAGGCCCCCCACGAAGACCCTTGCTCCCTGGGGAGCACAGCCATGCTGAGGAGCAAGGCTGCGTGAGTGGAGCTGCCATCTGTTTTGGGCCCCCCCCAAATGAAAGGTGTGGTGCAGAGCTACCTCTTTATATATGACCATGAGCCGTGGTCTCCAACAATGACAGCGCAGGCCAGAAACAGGTGTCACCTTAATACCTTCCCAGGAAAGCCAATTACCCCTGGATGATTATGATTAATAACTCTCTAAGCCCTAATCGCGCTGACACCAATGCCTGGAGCTTACCCCAGGGGCACTTTATAAGGGACGCCCTGCAGAGGTGAGCGTAGCTGCTTCTCCTTGGGGTGACGGCGAAGGCTGAGAGGTGGCGGGAGCCCCACTTCAGAGGCGATCCCCCCGCGCTCAAACAACACCCCTGAGTAAGAGCAAAAGGCACCTCACGAACCGCAACCATGAACGGGACAGAAGGCCAAGACTTCTACGTGCCCATGTCCAACAAGACCGGGGTGGTGCGGAGCCCCTTTGAGTACCCCCAGTACTACCTGGCTGAGCCCTGGAAGTTCTCAGCGCTGGCTGCCTACATGTTCATGCTGATTCTGCTCGGCTTCCCTGTCAACTTCCTCACGCTGTACGTCACCATCCAGCACAAGAAGCTCCGGACACCTCTAAACTACATCCTTCTGAACCTGGCGGTCGCTGACCTCTTCATGGTCTTTGGAGGCTTCACGACCACCATGTACACTTCGATGAACGGGTACTTTGTCTTTGGAGTAACAGGGTGCTACATTGAAGGCTTCTTTGCTACACTGGGCGGTAAGTTTTCCAAATATTCAAAAATCTTCTGCTAGGAATAGCCCTGAATTTTAGGAGGAGGGAGGACGCCCAGATGATCTTGGAAAAACACGGAATCTGGAAGGTCCTCGGTCTGTTGCTGATGTGGGCCAAGGCAGTTGCAGTGTGTCACGGTGGGAGGTGAAGAAAGTGACAAatgacacctttttttttttttttaaaccttatttTGGTAGCCACCTGCTCGGTATCCTGAGAACAACAGTGCAGCAATGAAAAGCAACCAGTAGCAGATTTTGCAGTTGTTGGATTTGCACATCTTTTTGGCTTGCTTTCTGACTTGAGAGATGACAAATTTGTTCCTCCTGTTTCGTGGGGCTGAGTCTGTCATTCGCTGTGATGCGGTGCAGGGTGGTGCAGGCTAGCAAAGCTGGctctcctccccctgccagccAGGCTTTGACCGAAAcagatgttaaataaaaattgtatgtCTAAAAATGCTCTCCTCTGTTCAGCTCAGGCTTCAGCCACAGGCAGCTGTTTTACTGGTTTGGTCCTTGCGGCACAAGTTTCCTGGGAAGCTGTGGGTAGTGAGGGGAAATCCTGGGCACTCGCTGCATCTCAAAGTGGAACCGTAGACTTGCAGGTGCTGTCTGGGACAAGTGGTAGGGTCCAGGCATGGATCTCAGAACAGAGCAGCAAAGCGGTTACGGTCAGTCAGCGAGAGGTGCCTTCTCATACCTTCCTACTGCAGCTGCACTTGGCCTTTATTCATTTCTCTTTCCGAACCCTTGGTGTTGATTTACCTGCTCAGTAAATCTGAGTCTTCCTCGGGAACAACAGCCCAAGGAGGCCTCGTGCTGGCATCAGTGtgattttctcctcctgttgctcaaagcccctgtgtccccatccctctctCTCGTTGGTGCAGGTGAAATTGCTCTCTGGTCGCTGGTTGTCCTGGCCGTCGAAAGATACGTAGTGGTCTGCAAGCCCATGAGCAACTTCCGCTTCGGGGAGAACCATGCCATCATGGGCGTTGCCTTCTCCTGGATCATGGCCTTGGCGTGCGCAGCTCCCCCACTCTTCGGCTGGTCCAGGTAGGGAGGCTGCTGTGCCCGGTGCCTGGGGCTGCGGCAGCTTGGCCATGGCTCCCAGCCGATCTCCTCCGCTGGGCGCTGACCTCCCTGGCTCACCTTGCAGGTACATCCCCGAAGGCATGCAGTGCTCATGCGGGATCGACTATTACACTCTGAAGCCAGAGATCAACAACGAATCTTTCGTCATCTACATGTTTGTGGTTCACTTCATGATCCCGCTGACggtcattttcttctgctatgGGAACCTGGTCTGCACTGTCAAGGAGGTGGGTACCTGCCAGTGGCGGTGGGCCAGGGGCCACCCCTGTCCCCCATGCTGGGAAGGGGCCCACGCCAGGCTCCAGACTGGTGACAAAAATGGCCCTCAGGGGCCAGGCTGGCCCTCCACCAAGGGGGAAAATGGCCAACTACAAATGTGCAGCTCAGCTACCCCAAGCCCGACCCTGTGTCCCATGCCGGCgcagccctccccagctctATCACGTTTCCATTCCCTTCCGCCCGCAGGCTGCCGCCCAGCAGCAGGAATCTGCCACCACccagaaggcagagaaagaagtgaCCCGCATGGTCATCATCATGGTCATCGCCTTCCTGATCTGCTGGCTCCCCTACGCCAGCGTCGCTTTCTACATCTTCACCAACCAGGGGTCGGACTTCGGGCCCATCTTCATGACCATCCCGGCTTTCTTTGCCAAGAGCTCCGCCATCTACAACCCTGTGATTTACATCATAATGAACAAACAGGTAACTGGCAGGATGCCAGGCGATCTCCTTTTCTGCGTTTCGCTTGACACCTGTGTGCAGGGAGACGGGGCACCTCGAGGTACCGGTGGGCCGGGAGGGGTGTTTGTTTCAGGTGACCTTGTTCCTGCATGCAGGAGGGCGACTGCAGGGCTCATCCCTGGCGTTGCGTAAATCTCATAAAAGCAAGCCCATCCCGTCTGAAATGACCCCGGCGCTGGGTgggtggaggagctggggctgcgTCTGCCCCGGCCCGAGCGGCGGGCGgcaggcagggcgggcagggagcgggcagcgcgggcaggcagcgggcagcaggTGGCGGGCAGCGGGCGgcaggcagggcgggcagggagcgggcagcagggaaggagacCACCGGCGTGGCCCCTCCCGCGCTGTGGTGCCTGGGGGCTTCCCAGCCCGAGCCGCCTGACGCCCGCGCACCTCACGCCGGGCTCCCCTCTCTTCCAGTTCCGTAACTGCATGATCACCACCCTCTGCTGCGGCAAGAACCCGCTGGGCGACGAGGACACGTCTGCCGGCAAGACAGAGACCTCCTCCGTCTCCACCAGCCAGGTCTCTCCCGCGTAGGCCCCGCCGGAGCAGCCGGTGCTCGGGGTGCACGCCGGCGCCCCGGGAGCACGAACCTcgccccgccgccaccgcccgcccCCGCCTCACCGCGGCCACGGCCCCGCGGGGCGGGCTCCTCTCTCCTGGCACTAGGAACCCTGGGAACAAGGCTGTAAATGTGTACACAcgttttgtaattaaaatgcaaaggcTTAGCTCCTCCACTGGCGTAAATCCGTGCTTTTCTGTCGCCTTGCTGAGGGACCGCgccccctgctccagcgcagaCCCCTGGCCCCGACACCCCCTCGCCCGGGCGAGCCCCGGGCCGCGGCAgagccgccccgccgccgcgggggctggggccggggccacctcccggcgctgccgcccggccccggctgcCTGGGGGCTCCTGTGGCTGCGGCGAGCctcccccggccctgcccggtgctccggccctgccccggggggCACCGACCCGCGCGGTCGCACGGCCCCTCCGCGCTGCAGAGGCGACGGCTGCGGGCGCTGCCCAGCAAGCGGGCGGCACGGAGGGGCACGGCCCGGCCATGTGCGGCCGCAGCCCGGTGCGCTCGGGGAGGGCTCGGCGCTGGCCCCAGCCGCACGCACCCGGTGTCCGCAGCCCCGCTCGCTGTCCCCCGCAGGCAGCACCCCCTCCCCGTAGCACCGCCGCTCATCCCGGGCACCTCCGGGCGCCCCGCGGCCGTGCCCCGAGACACACACGCTCCTCCCGGGCCTCCCCCACGCCTCCCGTTTCAGCTGCAATCAGTTTGGCTTCGGCCCAGGTAGGGGGTTTGGGCAGCGCTTGTGCTTTTGAGGATTGATCGGTGCATCGCTAAGCTTCCCTCCACGCTGTAGCAGGCAAGACATGGGAGCATATGGCTCAGAGACGTCGACATATGTTTTAAGCACTACAAGATGGCATATTGCAATTGTAGCAgtgttcttcatttttatttttagctcagTTATACAAATAAGATGTTTTTCTCGCTGTTCAGTGTTATCAAcatttgaaactatttttgtaCGTTATTATCCTCTCTGATTTCTAATCCTATGCAGCTTTGCAAGGTCTAATAGGGAACATATAGAACCCATGCAAGTTAAACCTTTAATAAAGAGCAATTTGCAAGTACAAttctctcattattttttttatcgATACTTCTGCATATTCAGTGAAATCTAAAGATTAGAGGTTTATGAATAATTCAGTGTTTAGGCTGATGCCTGATTCATGTACTTCAAATCTGGGAGCTGGttttggagggaagaggaggaagaatttGGTGTTTATTTGCTGTCCGCGAGGCTGTGCTCCACCAGAGCCATGCAACGCTTGGTGCTGCAGCTTTCCCACTTGTGGCAGACTTGCCCCGGCACATGCTGGTGATGTCCTGGCCCCGAGCCCACAAGCTGTCATCCCACGCGATGCCCAGTCCTGTGGCTGCTACTGGTGGTAGTAGGGGCAAGCGAGGGTTTGGGACCcccccctgccagcccaggcggGTGCCAGAGGCATCacggagctgctggagaggtgATGACTGGAtccaggaggaggagatgttTGGAAGAGATGCCACTATCCTTGTGGTGTGAtacccctgcagccctccagTGTCCCCACTGGTCCCTTCCTGGGGAATTCAGAAATGGACTGGAAATGGAGCAGGGAACAGGCTGGCAGTGCTGGTTCGGGCGAAACCAGGCATGTGGGTCTCCGGGCACTGGGTGCTTCTCCCAACTCCTTGCTCCAGACCTGGCTCCTGCTGGCACCCTGGTCCCCTGCTGGAATCCAGCCCCCGGGCTCAGCAGACCTTGATGAAGGGCTTTCTGGGCAGCGCTTTGCACGTACATTGGCGCACTAACACATCCACTGAGTCGGGCCGTGAACCAGCCCTGCCGTCACGTAATCCCGGCCCTTCCTCAGGCTTGCAGCCCAAAGCAGCGGCTTTGACAGATGATGCGTACGAAAGCCTCATGACTCTGTGTAAAGAGGGACTGACGTGGTGCTGTGGAGAAACACAGCGATCCCCACGGTGGGGACCTTTGCGCTGTTCCTGCACCAAAGAGCAGTTGGTGAATTAGGCTGGTCTCACGAGCACAGACAAAACATAAAGTAGCACAAATATCCTACCCCATGCGAACAGTGGGGAGCGTGTCCCTAGGATCGCAGGAGGACTTAGTTTTAACACGGCCATGACAGAGAAGTGCCCTGGGCGCTTTGGGGACCCCGGATGGCTGAGGGCTCAGCTCACACCTGGCCCATGGGATGATGCTGCCCACGGCATGGGGCACTTACTGAGCCAGGTGCTGGCACAGAGGGGACACGGAGAGGATGCCTGCATGTGGGGCTAGGAGTGCTCTCCCCCGAGCACGGGGGGATTTGGCAGGCAAGGGTGAGTGGGAGTCCAGCTCACGAGTCCACACCTGGGGCTACTGTGGGAGAGTCGCTCCTCCTGCCTTCGCTGGCCAACAAAGCAGctctccattttccttctcttgtttgtgggtttgtttccccctccccattaTCAGGCTCCCCTGGCAGTGCAGCCCTCCGCTTCCCAGTGGGGCTGTCCTGCGTGAAGGGAGCTGGCACATGACACCAGCACACCAGGAAGGGGTCCCATGCAGGCTCCATGCCATGGGCGGGCTCCCCGTCCGCCCCACGGCGAGTGCCATCAGGAAGCTTCAATGCCAGCACCCTGCCACCCAccaggcagcaggcaggtgcCTTTCCCCTGCATGGTCAAGGTGATCACCCCACAACCCCTCCAATTTCTCATCCCTCCCTAAACCCTCTGCTTGGACAtgccccttctccctccagcccctggcAAAGGTTTGGCAAAGGGCACTTGGACTCCCAGCCACCTGCTCCCAACCAGGCAGCAAACAGAGCAATTAGCAGCTGCTAAACAGCCCCTGCAGTTAGGGTGTTAATCAGATAAATTAGCTGGAAGTGAACTGAGTCTGTGAGGGTAGTGGTGCTGTAAGCAGAGTTGGGGCTGCCTGGGGTTTTAGGCTGCTGTGCTTGGGTGTGTGTGCGCACTGCCATGGAGCCTCAGCTGGGTAAGGGGTttgctgggtgctgtggggtcctggcagagctgtggggtTGGGGCTCTGCTTGGGCTCTGGTGGCCATGGTCCCTGTGAGGCTACAGGGATGAGTGGGGTCATGGCTGCTTGGCTCCTGGGTGTGTGGGTGCCTCAGGGCTGGATGCAGGTACCAAGAGGTGCCTCTtgcttctcccagcagctgaagctgccggcacagcccagctcccagGTCTGCcagcccggggccggcggccCCCGCACCCCCCTACCCTGCACATGGTCATTGAGGCGCTGCGGGCCCAGGACCAGAGGAAGGGCGTCTCTGTTATTGCCATCAAGAGGTTCATCCTGGCCAAGTACCCTGCTGTGGATCCCATCCGCCTCAAATACCTGCTGAAGCAGGCGCTGAACAAGGGGCTGAGCCGTGGGGACCTGGTGCGGCCCCACAACTCCTCTGCCACGGGGGCCACTGGCCGCTTCAAGGTGAGCAGGGGGCTGCTGGCCCCGAagtggtggggctggggactgAGGTGCCGCCTGGCCCCACTTCCACCCTTCTCGCCCCCAGTTAGCCCCAGAGAAGCTGCGGCACAAGCTGGGCCGGGCAGATCCTGATGGAGGGCAGGCACCGAAGCTGGGACCAAAAGGGACCACCAAGCCCCCCCGGGTCCCCCCGGCGGGTGTGCGACAGCGAGGTAAAGGGCTGGTGGTGATGTGAGCCACCTCGGGCTGCCCTGGCCC encodes:
- the RHO gene encoding rhodopsin; translation: MNGTEGQDFYVPMSNKTGVVRSPFEYPQYYLAEPWKFSALAAYMFMLILLGFPVNFLTLYVTIQHKKLRTPLNYILLNLAVADLFMVFGGFTTTMYTSMNGYFVFGVTGCYIEGFFATLGGEIALWSLVVLAVERYVVVCKPMSNFRFGENHAIMGVAFSWIMALACAAPPLFGWSRYIPEGMQCSCGIDYYTLKPEINNESFVIYMFVVHFMIPLTVIFFCYGNLVCTVKEAAAQQQESATTQKAEKEVTRMVIIMVIAFLICWLPYASVAFYIFTNQGSDFGPIFMTIPAFFAKSSAIYNPVIYIIMNKQFRNCMITTLCCGKNPLGDEDTSAGKTETSSVSTSQVSPA
- the H1-8 gene encoding histone H1.8, producing the protein MEPQLGYRDEWGHGCLAPGCVGASGLDAGTKRCLLLLPAAEAAGTAQLPGLPARGRRPPHPPTLHMVIEALRAQDQRKGVSVIAIKRFILAKYPAVDPIRLKYLLKQALNKGLSRGDLVRPHNSSATGATGRFKLAPEKLRHKLGRADPDGGQAPKLGPKGTTKPPRVPPAGVRQRGAAEEKPTTAKQKPRAKPVDARLPAAVKPRNDGAKPPRAAGRPRAPGKGRSGSSTAPAAEDAGGGDGDNPVGAGAKGPRKAPMGKSKGKAPKGAQQDAPKAKGGQGKARKPKVTPGAGQGEARPRNAALAPTGRKAL